The following DNA comes from Chitinophaga nivalis.
ATGATGAAAATGCGAAACTGACTATTCGTATAGACTATGCCGTAGGAGAGAAGCGTTTCGGTGAATCCCGGCAAAAAGGACTTTATCTTTCGCTGGCGGAAGCATTTTAATGATATTTTAAGCAGTGGTTTTGGTGCTTGTTATGTGATAACAATTTGGTAACTTCCAATTGATTCAACTCACCAAAATCACTGTTTATGAAAATTCCACACCTGCTCTCGGCAGCTACATTAGCACTGGCTATTACGGGATCTGTTCATGCCCAGGACAAATCCGGCGTTGCTCCCCATTCGAAATTCTATCTTAAAGTTGCCGGTGGTTATTTCTTTAGTGTTTTCCCCGGTCAGTACCCCAATGTAGGCCCATATCCGCCCCAGGACCTGCGTACAGAGTTTACCCCCGGCCGGCCGCTGGATACACTGAGCCGTAAGATCCTCACGGGTTCCTATGGCGAAGGTGTCAGAGGAGGTTTAACTTTTGGTTACAACATTAACAAATACCTGGCAGTGGAAGGAACCTTCAACTATTTCAGCAGCAGAAAGAACCTGATGACACGTAGTCTGGCTACAGTAGCAGGTTCAGGGAAAGTGCTGGGAAGTGTCGAATCCAACGGGCATGTGAATGCCATAGATTTTGCACCCAGCCTGGTAGTAAGTCCGGGATATGAAAAAGTAAATCCATATGTGCGTATTGGTGTAGTGGTACCTTTATGGGGCCACCTGACCATTGAAACGGAAGCTACGCAGTTATCTGCTCCTCCGGCTGGTTTGCCGGTGCCTCCGGGTGCGATGGTACTCACAAACATTTCCAGGAAAGAACAAATCAAACCTAATCCTACCATCGGTGTGCAGGGTGCATTGGGTGTTGCCTTCACGGTTTCTCCCCGCTTTGGCGTGTTTGTAGAAGCAGAGTACCGCAATGTGCCGGTGCGTAGTAAGGAGAAGGAAATCACGGCGTATACAGAAACCAATACCCTGGTTAATGGCGCCACCGGCGCTACTATTCAGGCATTGCCGGGCCGCAATCTGGACAACCTGAGTGTGGCGGAGAAAAACACGAAGTATGTGACTACACTGGATAAAGGTTCCAATACGGAAGTAGGAAAGAAAGGAGCCCAAACGTTATATAAAAATAATAATGAACCGTCCAACGATTTGAAATCCTATATCAATGTTGGAGGACTGGGGCTTAATGCCGGCATAAAATTCCGGCTGTAGTCCGGTCTGCGGAATAATGACGGATTACACAGGACGTGACAGATATAATATATCCATCACTACCTGTGTAATCCGTTTTTTAGTACCGGCTGGCGTCGTCCAGTAATGCGACTGCAGCGGTATCCAGCTGCAGGGTGACACCCTGGATCAGTTGTTGTAATTGTGTGGTACTGGTAGCACTGGCAATAGGCGCTGCTACTGCTGGCCGCGTGAGCAGCCATGCCAGGGATACAGCTGCCGGTGTGCTTTTATACTGCGCGGCTACCTGATCCAATGCGGCCAGTATACGGAGCCCGCGTTCATTCAGGTATTTCAGTACCGTTTCTCCCCGTGCACTGCTTTTACTGATGTCTTCCGCGGAGCGGTATTTACCTGTGAGGAAACCACTGGCCAGCGAGTAATAATTGATCACGCCCAGTTCATATTGTTCGCAGAGTGGTGCAAACGTTTTTTCATATCTGGCCCGGTCATAAAGATTATATTCCGGCTGGAGGGTTTCGTAACGGGGATACCCGTTTTGCTCACTGGCCTGTAAGCTTGCCTGTAGGCGTGCTGCACTCATATTGGAGGCGCCAATCACGCGTACCTTACCGGCTTTCACCAGAGCAGCATACGCTTCCAGGGTTTCTTCCACCGGTGTTTGCTCATCATCATAATGGGTTTGATACAAATCAATGTAATCAGTCTGCAACCGCTTTAAAGAGTCTTCTACGGCCTTCATAATATAAGGAGCGGTTACATTTTTATCGCCTCCCTGTACCATATTGGAACCTACTTTAGTGGCAATAATAACCTGGTCGCGGTTACCACGTTGTTGCAGCCATTTTCCGATAATGGTTTCAGACTCTCCGCCCTGATTGCCAGGTACCCAACGGGAGTAAACATCTGCCGTATCTATCAGATTAAAACCCGCTGCAACGAATTCATCCAGCAGTGTAAAAGAAGTGGCTTCATTGGCCGACCAGCCAAAAACATTCCCGCCAAAGGCGAGGGGAGCTACCAGCAGTGCGGATCTTCCCAGTTTCCGTTTTTCCATATTAGTTCGTTTATTATAGCTAGAATCGGATAACATCTCAGCTCTAATTTAACTACTTTTGTAATTCATCCTTTTATTTATGGAAAAGCACGTGCCTGAAATTTCACAAGCAGATTTTATCTGGTTAACCAACACATATGGTAAAGCGGGCGGATACTCGCATATAGACACCAAAGAAAGCGTTGTACATGAAATTTTTCCCGATAAAGTATTAATCGGAACCGCCTTTCTCAACTGTGCCTCTTACGAACTTTCTTTCGCAACCCCTGTACTGCAGATCAAAAAAAACCGGTTAGATAATTACAAACTGCACGACAAAGCGGTATTGATTCCGGATGATATGAATGAGGAAGATGAAGAAGAACTGGTCATGCGCTGGGAAGCCCTGATGCAGGAGCTGCGTTTACTCGAAAAACTACAGGGGCTCAGCAATGCCCGTGATCCGCTGGTACAGTTGTACCTGGATATATTTGATGAAGAGGAGGCAGAAATCCAGATCAGCCACTTGCCGGAAATTATTGCGCCCAATGTTATTACCATCTGGGAGGAACTGCAACAGGCATTGGAAGCAACGGATAACCTGGCTGCTTTTGAATGGCAGGAATTTGCAACAGGCGGTATCGATGCACTGAATGCACTGGCGCCACTGCAGCGTGCAGGAGTTGTACTGGAGGCGCCTGCACCGGAAGATATAGCCACCTTCCTCGCTGCCGATGATTATGCAAAAGCTGTCCTGGATTTTGTCAA
Coding sequences within:
- a CDS encoding DUF6630 family protein, whose protein sequence is MEKHVPEISQADFIWLTNTYGKAGGYSHIDTKESVVHEIFPDKVLIGTAFLNCASYELSFATPVLQIKKNRLDNYKLHDKAVLIPDDMNEEDEEELVMRWEALMQELRLLEKLQGLSNARDPLVQLYLDIFDEEEAEIQISHLPEIIAPNVITIWEELQQALEATDNLAAFEWQEFATGGIDALNALAPLQRAGVVLEAPAPEDIATFLAADDYAKAVLDFVNEQLDARELKIVAIGIVLDEYQTFTCLQMQDFRLANALWKLEELCLVCFF
- a CDS encoding outer membrane beta-barrel protein, which translates into the protein MKIPHLLSAATLALAITGSVHAQDKSGVAPHSKFYLKVAGGYFFSVFPGQYPNVGPYPPQDLRTEFTPGRPLDTLSRKILTGSYGEGVRGGLTFGYNINKYLAVEGTFNYFSSRKNLMTRSLATVAGSGKVLGSVESNGHVNAIDFAPSLVVSPGYEKVNPYVRIGVVVPLWGHLTIETEATQLSAPPAGLPVPPGAMVLTNISRKEQIKPNPTIGVQGALGVAFTVSPRFGVFVEAEYRNVPVRSKEKEITAYTETNTLVNGATGATIQALPGRNLDNLSVAEKNTKYVTTLDKGSNTEVGKKGAQTLYKNNNEPSNDLKSYINVGGLGLNAGIKFRL
- a CDS encoding aldo/keto reductase, encoding MEKRKLGRSALLVAPLAFGGNVFGWSANEATSFTLLDEFVAAGFNLIDTADVYSRWVPGNQGGESETIIGKWLQQRGNRDQVIIATKVGSNMVQGGDKNVTAPYIMKAVEDSLKRLQTDYIDLYQTHYDDEQTPVEETLEAYAALVKAGKVRVIGASNMSAARLQASLQASEQNGYPRYETLQPEYNLYDRARYEKTFAPLCEQYELGVINYYSLASGFLTGKYRSAEDISKSSARGETVLKYLNERGLRILAALDQVAAQYKSTPAAVSLAWLLTRPAVAAPIASATSTTQLQQLIQGVTLQLDTAAVALLDDASRY